AGGTTCCCGCTAAGACATAGTTGAAGCAAGCGTGAGTTTGTTGGGTTTTGAGGGGTAATTGAAGTAGTGGCTGCGGTGTTGAGTGAGTTTTGAGGGGGGTTTAGTGTAGAAGAGAAAAGGTGTGGCTTTTGGGGTTTGAAAGAGAGGGTAAAAGTTTTGTTGGAGTTGTGGGTTCCGGGGAAGTGGGAGTTAAGGTTTTGAAGGTGTTGGTGGAGAGGAAATCGTGGGGTTTTAGCAGAGAGAGCCATTTTTGCAAAAGAGCATTGTTTGCAagcaagaaataaagaaagaaagaggtttTGGCTGAGGTTTAGCAGCTTCACGATAAACTGTAATAACCCAAGTGATTTTACAGTTAAGCTGGTTAGCTCCTACTTTATTTgtattccaatttttttattgttgaatctGATAGTATATTTTGTTTGGATTATTCTCATTCCGTTGAAGAAAGTACTGACTTCAATTATAACTTCTGAGGCTCATTTTAAAGTCTATGGCTGCCTAATCCATTGAATCATCAAACTTCCTACAGTGTGTGTTGTTTTCACTATGGCTTTCATCCTTTCATATTTTATGTgcaaaattttgtattttttaatttagtccttaaactttttatttaaacaatttaatcCTAATTAAAGAGcaattgatttcaaattcttatgaaaaTATGGGATTGGAAGAGGAggggttgaaataaaaaacacaacaaacatGAGTTGTGTGTCATAAGTTGTGAAAAAGATACGTTTTAATCCTCTAACTTAAACAATcatacaaattatataattttgatccctcaatattttttcaatttcattttggaaaaaaagtttatttttgttatattgcAGTTCCtgattgagagatgagagagagagagattgcgAGATTCcgccactaaaaaaaaaaacatatcattaaCACTGATCTAGACCACTAAAATGAACAATATTTGtgtcaaattatttaatttgacgAGGTAGGTtcatattaaatgtttttttttccttgaaagttcatgaaaaaaacatatttgagatcgagttaattttttgttttaggttgagtttggttttttgggtgattttttggattttttaggcTATTGATAAGTTTATCATGATTTCTAATGtgttttataggtgttttgagttaaaaataagttaataaactagtttttaGATCAAAAAACCTTGAGCATAATTTTCCAGCCACCACAGCAGCTAGAATCTTAGTAAAATAGACGATGAGTCGTCTAaagttttatttagacaaaaaATCCCCAGCAACATGTAGGTGTcgttaatgaaattttatttatttattaatacaaatatatagtttcctgtttatttgattacacatgtataaaaactttttaaatttacacTTAAATTTTTTGAGTTATAAAAAACACGTGAAAAAACCTCCatatacaattattttataaaaaataaaaatattaaatctgcAGCAAATCACATGTGCATAACTagtatatactttttttttgttggtagataaaataattttttttatatagaaatcaaataaacatcaaGCAAAGGTACCTCTAACTACAAATTCTCGTGCAATAGGATTaagatttttgttatttaacatcattgctaacaacTCTCGGTGGTCGaagaactttgttttttaatcaaaaaagaaaaagacccAGTGGCCTGAGAATGAAGGAGTGGACAACCATCTCTTAGCTTGAGACCAGGGAGATTTGTACATGAAAATGCTAGAGATATCTTATtccataaatacataaatactTCATTATTCCTCgagtcataattataataacaaggAGCATATTGTACAACGCCTGAAATCCAAAATCTATTGCTGCTAATTAATTGGATTTAGACTCTGCTTAACACAGAAACCGGCCGACTGGGCACCGCCGATTGATCATATCCCTTCACCTTCAAGACGCTGATTTTCTCCACACGAGAGGAGTTTTGTTTTTGCCTCTCACTAGCCTTGTCTTCAAGTCCACGGGAGTTTGTATCCCACAACCCACCTCTCCTTCTCCTTCATTACTCTCTTCGATCTTTCCAACAACACTAAAATTATTACTTTTCATTGAAGGCATGACACTCCCAAGCTTCTTCCACCTGAAAaaccctttcttcttctcccacGACCTTTCCATTTGCGCTTGCATGGCGTAGCATTGGCTCTGTAGCCTATGCACATCTTCCCTGAGCTTCCTTACCTCTGTTTGTTGCACGCTCATTTCACGTTTCGAAAGGCACCTCGCCGGGGCCTCAAGCCCTATGTAGGGGCTTCTAGTTCCACTAAATGACCCGCTCCAATCCATTTGTCGATTGAGTTTGGTCTGCTCGGAGAAGAGGACTTGGATCACTGCACGAACGGGCAATCGTTCATTCTGGGCAGCATGGAGTGATGCTTCCTGGGAGAGTTTTCGGCTGTCAATTAATCTAAAAAGAACCTTTCTTTCTTGCTTTGACACTCCGGGATGTGCCTGAGATCAGAAGAGAGCATTCATTTATCATCCTCAAGGTACTTCAAAAACACCAATCCATAGATATTCCAGTCACAGAATACTAGAAACTAAATAATTTCTCTAGACTAAAATGTATAGAGAATATCCATCTTTTATTTGGATAGACAGGGCTCAAGCTTGCTCCATTAATGAGGGAGATTTCAGATGCAGGctagtgaaaaaaaacataatagtgAATTGAATGCTTATACACTCTGATTGATGCTGTTACTATTGATGTGATGATGCATAAAGAAAGATGTCAAATGCCAATATAATTCAACACTGACACCACCCTTCATGTCAAGTTGCTCCTGCTCTGCAACAACGCCACCCCGCCACTGAATTGTTCTGATGAAGAATCATCTGCTGCTGACAGAAACCCCACACAGCAGCAGCGATTTATTCCTCTAGATCGGTCCCAACATGAACCTTTTGTTTCCTAACTGTCCTGTTTTAAGTGTGTTATTCTCaagcatttttatatttaccaCTTACTTTCACTCGATTGCAGTTGATAACATGTTCAACATTTGAATCTATGCTTCCAACGTTGCGTACATTCATATCACAATTAATCATTCTAGATACCTTGACCCTGAAATTTGAACTGCAAACatcattaatgttttttgttcCTGTAGCTTAATTGAACCAAGAAACTCTGCCTAGACCACAATCTGCTTACCACCTGAGACTAACCATGTACTAATCGGCTCGTGTGAAACAGGCTTGCCTTTCTTGGTCCAGAGGCACTGACTTAGTTAAAGGTAAAAGAAAGTGTACGTTTGTACTAATTGactggagaaaaagaaaagaaaatcacacacaaataattaattaccatCACTGACTACTTACTTTAAGATAAGTATCAATGGCACGGTATAAACCATCATCTGTGGCACGGGAATGACTTGGGAGAGAACCAGCAAGAGCAACAAACTCGGATAGATTCAAATTAGAATCCACAGCAGCTTCTGCTAAGTAAGAATCAACAAGCTTAGCTACCTTAATTAAGGCACCACCGCTTTTAGCAACCTCATCTAAATTAACAAACCTCCCCACTAGACGATTTATTAGCTCGACGTCTAGCAATGTCCCGCAAGTTTGAGTACTGAACGACGGTATCATTAGCTCTTTCAGTGAAGCTTGGTCAAGTTGCCATGAAATCATCTTTTCAAGCTCAGCTCTATATGTAGGCTCCACACCGACCATGTTTGCAATCCGGAGAAGGCGTAAGAGGAAGTTACATGGGATGGAATCCTTCTCCGGAGGCAGGATTCCTACCAGGGTTTCGACGAAGAATCTCTTTTTCATCCACGAAGTTGTGACACTCTCTGGGGATTCTGCAAAGTTTGCAAGTCCCTTGTCTGTACTAGGATGGTGATCATCAGAGAGGTCTGGTAGCCACTTTGATGCATAATGAGCTATGATTGAACCAATAAGGTCTGGACGGACACCCTTGGCCTTAATTCCGGCTAGGGTCTTAACAAAATAGTCCATATCAAGGATGCATGCATCGTCGAACCAGCGTTCGGTGGCTAAATGGGATGTCTTTGATCCTGAGAAAAGGAGAAATTCTGGGAAGGAGGCCTTCTTCATTTTGGTGGAAGAGTAGTCAAGCATTTTTGAGAAggactattatatatatactgtTGGTAGCTCTTAGTTTATACAAGAGGTTTTCATGCTAAAGTATAATCTCTTGTAATACTGCAAGTGGAAAAGACATCCGATGCAATAATTGATGTTACCCTCGTAAAATCTGGGGAAGCATTAAGCAGCCGCAGGGAGGAAAGGCCCTTGATTTTTGCTGTGAATGAGGATAAATGTACGTACATTTATAGGGATGATATAAATGGAGGGTCTAGACTTGGAGATGAAGATGCTTGTCTTTCTACTGCGGCTATGAGCTTGAATGGATGGATGAAGGTGAAGAAGGATAAGAAGAGAGTACAGAAGGAGAGGAGAAGACAAACTCTCTTCAATGCTAATATTCCTTCCTATGCCGCCTCCTGGCTTATTCTCTTCTACGgagaatcaaattaattataataacacCATATCGTACATGTATGGGCTAGGCTGAAAGATACTTGAAACCGAAcccctccctctccctctctctctctctctctctctctctctatatatatatatatatatatatatatatatatatatatataagagaattAGGGAACAAAGTGCAGAAAGACCATCCTATTGATGCATGTAGTGTGTTGTCATCTACGAAAGGACTTCAATTTCTTCCACCCAAGTAATCAGAGCGACTGCTGCCGAGCAGGTGAGCAACTCGAAGCTTCATGCATATACTCGGAAGCATCCAAATAAGGGGTTGAATCTGTTAAacttattgagatcaaacacaaaagggaggttagaattctgaataatctgtatattatgaatgcttagtcttaacctaaatacaaataaagtatatataggttaaactgaaagtactattctacccttaataaataatactacataaatattatttaacatctcccctcaaactcacgatgcggcagctgtaaccatcgagagtttgccaaccagaaaacaaaaacgagagatggaatgcgccttggtgaagaaatctgcaatctgcaaggaaaaaggaacaaaaggcaaagtaatggtgccatgcttgagatgatgacgagtaagatgacaatcgatctcaatgtgcttagttcgctcatgaaaaaccgagttgtgagcaatctaaatagaactctggttgtcacaatacataggagtaggatgagaaaaggaaactcccatatcagcaagtaaccaacgtaaccaaacaatctctttggtGGTAGATgtcatggcacgatattctgcttcggtggatgattgagaaacaatatattgtttcttgctcttccaagaaataagagaatcacctaaaaagatacaaaacccggtaacagacttgcgatctgtgggatcactaccatgatcagcatcagagtatgcacgcaactccaaggaagaggtggatgagagtaaaagactctgaaaaactgtaccccgaagatatcgcaaaatacgaagaacagctgcccagtgaacagtagtaggagaagcaacaaactgactaacaacatgaacagcatatgcaatatctggacgagtaatggtgagatataccaaactcctaacaatagtgcggtataaagtaggatctatcaaaggtaaaccatcagaagaagagtaccttgcattaacctcaataggagtatcaacagtcttgttatctgtaagtctagcccgctcaagaatatctgcaacatatttcgactgagaaagaaggtaacctctaggtgaatatgctacctcaatacccaggaaatatcgaagatgacccaaatccttcatttcaaatcgTTTAGCCAACTCtatcttcaaaactgaaataccatcaatatcatcaccagtaataatcatgtcatcaacatataaagacagaatgatacgacctgcatcagtgcacttgataaaaagagcagaatcatgactgctagaaacaaagccaagagacgagatcacaatagagaatttctcaaaccaagcacgaggtgcttgtttgagaccatataatgctttcttaagcttacaaacatatccagagtcatgtgaaataccaggagggggtgccatataaacttcttcttgaagatctccattcaagaaggcatttttaacatcaagctgagaaatatgccattgacgaatcgaagctacaacaataagagtacgaatagtagtcatttttgcaaccggggcaaatgtctcctcatagtccataccatactgttgagagtatccttttacaaccagcctagctttgtatcgctcaatagacccatcagaattagtcttgatcttatacacccaacgacaaccaacaacactcttaccaggaggtagaggaaccagatcccaagtatctgtcttatgcaaagcagaaagttcctcatccatagcttgctgccaaaacggatcaagaattgcctctttataggaagagggctcaaagagacaatgaatagaagctaaaaaggaagtaaaatgatgaagaataacaagaataagcaaaatctggtagttttgtagacttacgaatacggatggactgacgtggaggtggatccacaatctcagatgaagcttgaggggctgtagatgagaatggagcttcaggtgtgccagagagtaaagtaccagtacctgcagagttatgagtacaaattgatcgaacatggggagagaTATCAGAATCCTCATAAAACGGATCTATACTAATAACATCAGATTTGgtcaggttatgagtagtggatggaatagaaaagaaaggtatatgctcaaggaagacaacatgacgagacacataaagtttctgagttattggatcaaaacaacgataaccctttttaccttcaccatagcctagaaaaacacaaatagcggatcgagaggataacttacttcgttctacatgaggacgaagaacgaaacaagtacaaccaaagactctaaatgaggaat
This region of Populus alba chromosome 3, ASM523922v2, whole genome shotgun sequence genomic DNA includes:
- the LOC118038051 gene encoding root phototropism protein 3 produces the protein MLDYSSTKMKKASFPEFLLFSGSKTSHLATERWFDDACILDMDYFVKTLAGIKAKGVRPDLIGSIIAHYASKWLPDLSDDHHPSTDKGLANFAESPESVTTSWMKKRFFVETLVGILPPEKDSIPCNFLLRLLRIANMVGVEPTYRAELEKMISWQLDQASLKELMIPSFSTQTCGTLLDVELINRLVGRFVNLDEVAKSGGALIKVAKLVDSYLAEAAVDSNLNLSEFVALAGSLPSHSRATDDGLYRAIDTYLKAHPGVSKQERKVLFRLIDSRKLSQEASLHAAQNERLPVRAVIQVLFSEQTKLNRQMDWSGSFSGTRSPYIGLEAPARCLSKREMSVQQTEVRKLREDVHRLQSQCYAMQAQMERSWEKKKGFFRWKKLGSVMPSMKSNNFSVVGKIEESNEGEGEVGCGIQTPVDLKTRLVRGKNKTPLVWRKSAS